The genome window GGAAAGATATAGAActagatgttttattttctatgatttcTTAAGCTGTTTgccaagaatgaatgaatgaacaaaagaaaaaaggaaagaaagaggaaggaaggaaggaaggagggaaaggaggagaggaagagagtgagaggaagaaaattcattttagttacagaagaaaatataataacttatttttatttattatttttatttgtagatccTGGTGAATGTGGGTAATTTTTTCACATTGGAGTCTGTCTTTGTAGCACCAAGGAAAGGAATTTACAGTTTCAGTTTTCACGTGATTAAAGTCTACCAGAGCCAAACTATCCAGGTGTGTGTTTTGACCCCTTCCATCCATACTCCCAACCAACTGTGCTTATCTTTAGTGGGTTATGTATTTAAGTATTTATTCAAAGTTGTGTTTCCACGATAGAAATAAACAGCCATCTTTATcgtttattttaaaacacttaatttctaatttttttcctttttaacatcCATTAAGATGTGACAAAAAGcatatagaaaaataagcaattgAAGTTATTACCTTAAtaacaatcatttttaaaaaatccatggtTTAGTAAAAATTCAGTGACACAAATCTCTTTGTAAGATCATGCTTTCATTTAATgcacatacaaaaattacttgaACTCGTAAGAAAAATACTTGTAAGACTAGTAGAGCTTTACAAGTGCATACTAAATAGATAAAAcacatttgctattttttaaaattatgagataCAGCTAATCAGTAAGAATAAGTCTATGAAGGAGTAACTGTTCAAAATGCATTGTTAAAAAAGGGTGCTATATGCGTATGCTTGAGTTTGTCCTCAGTTACTCTGATGCTAATGAATTCTTACCAACTGCAGTTCCCGTTAATATATTTTGTGTTCTGCTTTCTAAGACAATGAGCTTGACCTTACACTCAAAAGCAACAGTGGAGCTAGTTCCAACAATATTCCAGTATGCTAATAGTAAATGACACAAATACATGTGCATGGAATTCTAGgaaaaccttttattttatgCTCAGTATTTATCTCATACATTATGTCAATATGAATGATAGATTACACACTTATCTATTAATACTTTTACATGTCCTagtaaatggataaatggatCAGCCTCAGATTTCATTTATTCCATATGACTTTTAAcctaaaaaaaatctagaaaacaaaCTTACTTCCATGGAAAAGATTTTCCCAACCTCCAATATTTAGAAAAGTATGCAATGCTTGATGCAGTGTAATCAAAATTGTAGAATAGAAAATACTTAATACAGTTTTGAGCTGATTCTAATTATCTATCACTAAAATCtctaaaatctaaaatctaaatCTAAAATCACTAAAATCACTAAAATCAGTGATAGtggtgattattattttttattttttgttttttctctgagatagggtctcactctttcacccaggctggaatgcagtggcacaaccgtagctcacttcaacctcaaacccctgagttcaagcgatcctcctgcctcagccttttgagaagctaggactataggtacatgtgaccaactgggctaatttttaaatttgttgttttgtttattttagagatggggtcctgctatgttgcccaggctggtcttgaactcctagcttcaagtgatcctcctgccttggcctcccaaagtgttgtaattacaggcatgagccactatgccttgcCTGATGATTGTTTTTAATGCTTGTTTCCTAtcagggaaaatagaaaaagaaataaacacacacagacacacatatacacacacttcaTTATTTCAATTGATTTTCAGTAGTATGCATGTTATAGCTGCACAAAAGCTCGCAAGGATGTTGGTAGGATTGGGTTGTATCTGGGTTTCTTAGGTCAGCGGGCAGAGGGTCTCTTTTACGAATGTGCTGGGAAGCCACAAGCCtgctttatttccaaaagattaCTGTTGGGTGGAAGAGGTAAGTAAAGCAGTAAGCTTCATTTATGTGCTGAAGGGAAGCTAGTTTTCACATGGCCAGGTTGCTCTCCATAGATGCTATACTTTTGTAGGAATTTAAGGAAAttccaataagaaaaaaaaaattttaaaaatcagttcagCAGACATGCAAATATGGCccccacaactggctaatttgaaaggaagggaatatattTCTTGAACATCAGGTATTTTACTGGGTCTGTCATCTTAGACATTATTTATTCTCCCCAGTAGATGTTTTGACTTTAAAGAGAacttttcaattattattatttttcttcttctaggtTAACTTGATGTTAAATGGAAAACCAGTAATATCTGCCTTTGCGGGGGACAAAGATGTTACTCGTGAAGCTGCCACGAATGGTGTCCTACTCTACCTAGATAAAGAGGATAAGGTTTACCTAAAACTGGAGAAAGGTAATTTGGTTGGAGGCTGGCAGTATTCCACGTTTTCTGGCTTTCTGGTGTTCCCCCTATAGGATTCAATTTCTCCGTGATGTTTATCCAGGTGAGGGATGACCCACTCCTGAGTTATTGGAAGATCATTTTTTCATCATTGGATTGATGTCTTTTATTGGTTTCTCATGGGTGGATATGGATTCTAAGGATTCTAGGCCTGTCTGAACCAATACAAAAGTTCACAgattatttgtgtgtgtctgtttcaGTATATTTGGATTGGGACTCTAAGC of Symphalangus syndactylus isolate Jambi chromosome 24, NHGRI_mSymSyn1-v2.1_pri, whole genome shotgun sequence contains these proteins:
- the CBLN4 gene encoding cerebellin-4, with the translated sequence MRLTMGSGRRALSAVPAVLLVLTLPGLPVWAQNDTEPIVLEGKCLVVCDSNPATDSKGSSSSPLGISVRAANSKVAFSAVRSTNHEPSEMSNKTRIIYFDQILVNVGNFFTLESVFVAPRKGIYSFSFHVIKVYQSQTIQVNLMLNGKPVISAFAGDKDVTREAATNGVLLYLDKEDKVYLKLEKGNLVGGWQYSTFSGFLVFPL